In Triticum urartu cultivar G1812 chromosome 6, Tu2.1, whole genome shotgun sequence, the following proteins share a genomic window:
- the LOC125517310 gene encoding E3 ubiquitin-protein ligase SINA-like 4, producing the protein LSCSQRQLCNALAIIKQEMVVHKEGEIMQTEQDPTMELSMVSMDLTLLHCPLCLRPLKPPVYECKGGCLACADCRIKRPENQQQCQKCERGSGFDVRNMAVDVVLSSVRVECPHEGCGLCVTYHKLADHQSVCPLAPCKCPVPVCSYEGPPPVLSHHISTMHPMPVHKIQAGASPLPHYVAKLWANGPSGEPKGRTDAVKVEMEVTSSRDPGDVTVQELTFFTVPPKLLAGAKMVSLHIQIDKLTS; encoded by the exons CTTTGTAATGCCCTGGCCATAATAAAGCAAGAGATGGTTGTGCACAaggagggcgagatcatgcagacggaacaggacccgacgatggagctctctatggtctcgatggacctcaccttgctccactgccccttgtgcctccgccccttGAAGCCTCCAGTGTATGAG TGCAAGGGAGGGTGTCTGGCTTGCGCGGACTGCCGCATCAAGCGCCCCGAGAACCAGCAGCAGTGCCAGAAGTGCGAGCGCGGCAGTGGCTTCGACGTGCGGAACATGGCGGTAGATGTCGTCCTATCCtcggtgagggtggagtgcccgcaTGAAGGCTGTGGGCTCTGCGTGacttaccacaagctcgccgatCACCAGAGCGTGTGTCCGCTCGCGCCCTGCAAATGCCCCGTGCCCGTCTGCAGCTACGAAGGCCCGCCGCCGGTGCTCTCCCACCACATCAGCACCATGCATCCCATGCCCGTGCACAAGATCCA AGCGGGGGCGTCCCCACTGCCACACTACGTGGCCAAGCTGTGGGCGAACGGCCCGTcgggggagcccaaaggcaggaccgatgccgtcaaggtggaaatggaggtgacaagcagcaGGGATCCTGGCGACGTCACCGTGCAGGAGCTGACCTTCTTCACAGTTCCACCCAAGCTATTGGCCGGGGCTAAGAtggtgtccctccacattcagattgacaagctcacgtcctaa